One region of Triticum aestivum cultivar Chinese Spring chromosome 6B, IWGSC CS RefSeq v2.1, whole genome shotgun sequence genomic DNA includes:
- the LOC123137787 gene encoding plasmodesmata-located protein 8: MPQLRALVAITLLLHLHAAPTAVAQAATGAFIYAGCSPSKYERDTAFQSNLASLLASIASTASSGATYNSFTAGGGVGQAEAVRTAAYGLYQCRGDLSRGECVACVRETVARLGAVCANSYAASLQVDGCYVRYDASDFVGRADNTVAYRKCSSSSSEDAGFLKSRDAVLRELQAQAATGYKLTASGTVQGVAQCLGDIAAPDCAACLAQAVVQLKGTCGSALAADVYLEQCYVKYWQNGHDFRSSQDYSGDEFGRTVAIIIGILAGLALLVVFISFLTKAC, translated from the exons ATGCCTCAGCTCCGCGCCCTCGTCGCCATCACGCTACTCCTCCACCTCCACGCCGCACCGACGGCCGTCGCGCAGGCCGCGACGGGCGCGTTCATCTACGCCGGGTGCTCGCCGTCCAAGTACGAGCGCGATACCGCCTTCCAGAGCAACCTCGCCTCCCTCCTCGCCTCCATCGCCTCCACCGCGTCCTCCGGCGCCACCTACAACAGCTTCaccgcgggcggcggcgtcggccaggCGGAGGCTGTCCGCACGGCCGCGTACGGCCTGTACCAGTGCCGCGGCGACCTGAGCCGCGGCGAGTGCGTGGCGTGCGTGCGGGAGACGGTGGCGCGCCTGGGCGCCGTGTGCGCCAACTCGTACGCCGCGTCGCTGCAGGTGGACGGCTGCTACGTGCGGTACGACGCCAGCGACTTCGTCGGCCGGGCCGACAACACCGTCGCGTACCGGAAGTGCAGCTCCAGCAGCAGCGAGGACGCCGGGTTCCTCAAGAGCCGCGACGCCGTGCTCAGGGAGCTGCAGGCGCAGGCCGCGACGGGGTACAAGCTGACCGCCTCCGGCACGGTGCAGGGGGTGGCGCAGTGCCTCGGCGACATCGCGGCGCCGGACTGCGCCGCGTGCCTGGCGCAGGCGGTGGTGCAGCTCAAGGGCACGTGCGGCTCCGCGCTGGCCGCCGACGTCTACCTGGAGCAGTGCTACGTCAAGTACTGGCAAAACGGACACGACTTCCGCTCTTCACAGG ACTATTCGGGAGACGAATTTGGGAGGACCGTGGCCATAATAATTGGGATCTTGGCCGGGCTAGCACTCCTGGTGGTGTTCATCTCTTTCCTCACCAAAGCAT GCTAG